In a single window of the Allobranchiibius huperziae genome:
- a CDS encoding SDR family oxidoreductase, producing MASFDTRSAVVTGTAQGIGRAIADALSGAGAQVHRVDREQVDLADASVATDYLRGLGDVDIVVHSAGGVCGQTHTPIEQVTDEAWDAVVDANLRTAFNVVRAVTPGMKRRSFGRIVTISSGAGRSVSLTGVQAYTSAKAGLIGLTRQLAWELGPHGITANCIAPGFVLSNPTTQKQWDSYGSDGQTALLARIATRRTGRAEDIARGVLFFADPDAGWVSGQTLSIDGGHSLF from the coding sequence GTGGCATCGTTCGACACACGCTCGGCCGTGGTGACCGGGACGGCGCAGGGGATCGGACGAGCGATCGCGGACGCGCTGTCCGGGGCCGGAGCCCAGGTGCACCGGGTGGACCGCGAACAGGTCGACCTGGCTGATGCGTCCGTCGCGACCGACTACCTGCGCGGACTGGGTGACGTCGACATCGTCGTGCACTCCGCAGGCGGGGTGTGCGGTCAGACCCACACCCCGATCGAGCAGGTCACCGACGAAGCCTGGGACGCCGTCGTCGACGCCAACCTGCGGACGGCGTTCAACGTGGTCCGAGCGGTGACACCGGGGATGAAACGGCGGTCCTTCGGGCGCATCGTCACGATCTCGTCCGGTGCCGGGCGCAGCGTCAGCCTGACGGGCGTGCAGGCCTACACGTCCGCGAAGGCGGGGCTCATCGGCCTGACGCGGCAACTCGCCTGGGAACTGGGTCCTCACGGCATCACGGCCAACTGCATCGCACCGGGCTTCGTGCTCTCCAACCCCACGACCCAGAAGCAGTGGGACAGCTACGGATCCGACGGGCAGACGGCGCTGCTCGCGCGCATCGCGACCCGCAGGACGGGGCGGGCGGAGGACATCGCCCGCGGCGTCCTCTTCTTCGCCGACCCCGACGCCGGATGGGTCAGCGGACAGACCCTGTCGATCGACGGCGGTCACTCGCTCTTCTGA
- a CDS encoding SDR family NAD(P)-dependent oxidoreductase, which produces MTENLQHKTAIVTGSGNGIGRAIATALGAAGARVMVSDVLVDDGERTVREIIDNGGEAAFTAADVSDADQAQALVRTTVERFGSLDILVNNAGVGGGKLRLHEIEPADFDRVIDVNLRGTFLCTKYALHHFLEQGSGCVVNTASTYGLIGAPNAAAYCASKAAIINLTRQLAVDYGHDGLRFNAICPGYIDTGLGRRGPQLSPEEFDAATAIREKAAGMQPLGRQAQPSEVANLAVFLASDSASFMTGSIVTVDGGCTTTFNYGEASN; this is translated from the coding sequence ATGACCGAGAACCTGCAGCACAAGACCGCGATCGTCACCGGCTCCGGCAACGGGATCGGTCGGGCCATCGCGACCGCTCTCGGTGCCGCGGGCGCACGGGTGATGGTGTCGGACGTGCTGGTCGACGACGGCGAACGCACCGTGCGGGAGATCATCGATAACGGCGGCGAGGCCGCCTTCACCGCCGCGGACGTCTCCGATGCGGACCAGGCGCAGGCGTTGGTCCGTACGACGGTGGAGCGCTTCGGATCCCTCGACATCCTGGTCAACAACGCCGGCGTCGGTGGGGGCAAGCTCCGGCTGCACGAGATCGAGCCGGCGGACTTCGACCGCGTGATCGACGTCAACCTGCGGGGCACCTTTCTCTGCACCAAGTACGCCCTGCACCACTTCCTCGAGCAGGGCAGCGGGTGCGTGGTCAACACCGCATCGACGTACGGACTCATCGGCGCACCGAACGCCGCCGCGTACTGCGCGTCCAAGGCGGCGATCATCAATCTGACCCGTCAGCTCGCCGTCGACTACGGTCACGACGGCCTGCGGTTCAATGCCATCTGCCCGGGATACATCGACACCGGGCTCGGGCGGCGCGGCCCACAGTTGTCACCTGAGGAGTTCGACGCGGCCACGGCCATCAGGGAGAAGGCCGCCGGCATGCAACCGCTGGGACGTCAGGCCCAGCCCAGCGAGGTGGCCAACCTTGCCGTCTTCCTGGCCTCCGACTCCGCGTCGTTCATGACCGGGTCGATCGTCACCGTGGACGGCGGGTGCACGACGACGTTCAACTACGGCGAGGCCAGCAACTAG
- a CDS encoding M55 family metallopeptidase, which translates to MKVYISFDFEGVAGIVDWEQCREGGAAYALGCELMLGEVNAAIDGAVEGGADEIVVNDSHSTMRNLDPSALAHEVMYVSGRHKQHYMMQQLDDSFDVIFFVGYHGSISGAASTLSHTYNPEVFSAARVNGVEVGESGINALVADHYSVPIGLVTGDDATQQQTAPFARNAVRVVTKYSDSRFSAKNLHPTASRRLIRAGALEAVQRASSGRLARVDLTHPVQLDLDVQTGDMAEVGSWVKGAERIGTRTIRIESDDSLAAFESFVAVNYITRQAGGR; encoded by the coding sequence ATGAAGGTTTACATCTCGTTCGATTTCGAGGGCGTCGCCGGGATCGTGGACTGGGAGCAGTGCCGCGAGGGCGGCGCGGCGTACGCCCTGGGCTGCGAACTGATGCTCGGTGAGGTCAACGCGGCGATCGACGGCGCCGTCGAGGGCGGCGCGGACGAGATCGTGGTGAACGACTCGCACTCGACCATGCGCAACCTGGATCCGAGCGCGCTCGCCCACGAGGTGATGTACGTCTCCGGCCGGCACAAGCAGCACTACATGATGCAGCAGCTGGACGATTCCTTCGACGTCATCTTCTTCGTCGGCTACCACGGGTCGATCTCCGGTGCAGCCTCGACGCTTTCGCACACCTACAACCCCGAGGTCTTCTCCGCCGCCCGGGTGAACGGCGTGGAGGTGGGGGAGAGCGGGATCAACGCTCTCGTCGCCGACCATTACTCGGTGCCGATCGGGTTGGTCACCGGTGACGATGCGACCCAGCAGCAGACGGCGCCGTTCGCGCGCAATGCGGTCCGGGTCGTCACGAAGTACTCCGACTCCCGGTTCAGCGCGAAGAATCTGCACCCGACAGCGTCCCGGAGGCTGATCCGAGCGGGTGCCCTGGAGGCGGTGCAGCGCGCGTCATCCGGACGCCTGGCGCGGGTGGATCTCACCCACCCCGTCCAGCTCGACCTCGACGTCCAGACCGGCGACATGGCCGAGGTCGGGAGTTGGGTCAAGGGCGCGGAGCGCATCGGCACCCGGACGATCCGCATCGAGTCGGACGATTCCCTGGCGGCCTTCGAATCGTTCGTCGCCGTCAACTACATCACCCGCCAAGCCGGCGGGCGCTGA
- a CDS encoding ABC transporter substrate-binding protein translates to MRRKVLSLTTVGALAMGSVALSACSGGASGGTSGTNADVGTPVQGGNLVVARAQDAKSMNNILTFDNTSIFTFEQMLQPLFTVTPDGKGTTPLLAKGYTISADKMTYTIQLKPGIKFSTGTEMTSADVKFSIDQDTKYASTGWGYINSSIKQVSAPSKYVVVVTLKHPWAPLIADLALFSNAVVPNNYGGKTMDAFYQAPVGTGPFKWGEWKRGQYLKLLANPNYWQKGYPHLQSVTFNVVPDSNTRKLQVQGGQADVDEYPDWSTFQSVGSPTVSATAFPSTELDYVAFNEAKKPFQDIHVRRAISAMIDRQAIVKAVLFNHGTAANSLLMPGVPFYQKSTPGIMKDAALAKSELAQSSVPNGFSTTLLIPSGDASKMTTAQIIQSDLKPYNINVTIKQLDPTANHNAQQNMQYEMGLSAWTMDIPDPDEWTSFAVDPAGGAKSAYTNYSSPTAIKLNREAEQTVDPTKRAALYNQLQDVTAHDAPLAYLYYAPFAYGVSKKVHRFEVTPLGNYPLADVWKSK, encoded by the coding sequence ATGAGACGCAAGGTTCTGAGTCTGACCACCGTGGGTGCTCTCGCGATGGGCAGCGTTGCGCTGAGCGCATGTTCGGGTGGTGCCTCCGGCGGCACCTCTGGGACGAACGCCGACGTGGGGACCCCCGTCCAGGGCGGGAACCTGGTCGTCGCACGTGCCCAGGACGCCAAGTCCATGAACAACATCCTGACCTTCGACAACACGTCGATCTTCACCTTCGAGCAGATGCTGCAGCCCCTGTTCACCGTCACCCCCGACGGCAAGGGCACGACCCCTCTGCTGGCGAAGGGATACACGATCTCCGCCGACAAGATGACCTACACGATCCAGCTCAAGCCGGGCATCAAGTTCTCCACCGGCACGGAGATGACCTCGGCCGACGTGAAGTTCTCCATCGACCAGGACACCAAGTACGCGTCCACGGGCTGGGGCTACATCAACAGCTCCATCAAGCAGGTCTCGGCCCCCAGCAAGTACGTGGTCGTGGTGACGCTGAAGCACCCGTGGGCACCCCTGATCGCCGACCTCGCGCTCTTCTCCAACGCCGTGGTGCCGAACAACTACGGCGGCAAGACGATGGACGCCTTCTACCAGGCGCCGGTGGGCACGGGGCCGTTCAAGTGGGGGGAGTGGAAGCGCGGGCAGTACCTGAAGCTGCTCGCCAACCCCAACTACTGGCAGAAGGGCTACCCCCACCTGCAGTCCGTGACCTTCAACGTCGTGCCCGACTCCAACACGCGCAAGCTGCAGGTGCAGGGCGGGCAGGCCGACGTCGACGAGTACCCGGACTGGTCGACGTTCCAGTCGGTGGGCTCCCCGACGGTCTCCGCCACGGCGTTCCCCTCGACCGAGCTGGACTACGTCGCGTTCAACGAGGCCAAGAAGCCGTTCCAGGACATCCACGTACGCCGCGCGATCTCGGCGATGATCGATCGCCAGGCCATCGTGAAGGCGGTCCTCTTCAACCACGGGACCGCGGCGAACTCGCTGCTGATGCCCGGTGTGCCGTTCTACCAGAAGAGCACACCCGGGATCATGAAGGACGCAGCCCTCGCGAAGAGCGAACTCGCCCAGTCCTCAGTGCCGAACGGTTTTAGTACGACGCTGCTGATCCCGTCCGGTGATGCCTCGAAGATGACCACCGCGCAGATCATCCAGAGCGACCTGAAGCCCTACAACATCAACGTCACCATCAAGCAGCTGGACCCCACCGCGAACCACAACGCCCAGCAGAACATGCAGTACGAGATGGGTCTGTCCGCGTGGACGATGGACATTCCGGACCCCGATGAGTGGACCAGCTTCGCGGTGGACCCCGCCGGTGGCGCGAAGTCGGCCTACACCAACTATTCGAGCCCGACCGCCATCAAACTCAACCGCGAGGCGGAGCAGACGGTGGACCCGACCAAGCGAGCCGCGCTCTACAACCAGCTGCAGGACGTGACTGCGCACGATGCCCCGCTGGCGTACCTGTATTACGCGCCGTTCGCGTATGGGGTCTCCAAGAAGGTGCACAGGTTCGAGGTGACACCGCTCGGCAACTACCCCCTCGCCGACGTGTGGAAGAGCAAGTAA
- a CDS encoding ABC transporter permease, with amino-acid sequence MLGRLKFVPMRIVQAVPVAFGVTVVVFLLVHLIPGNPAESILGAQATPARVAALSKQMGLDESLPQQYLHFLDNIAHGNLGQSYTYQTSVLSLVLQRVPVTLLLVLYSVVLMLIISVPLSAWAASRPGGARDHAVRVVPLVGLGMPQFWVGVMLLLVFAVGFKWFPVGGYGQTFSQHLWYLFLPALTLAISVSPVIIRSLRSSMLNVLESDYVATARSKGAGGWSLFSGHVLRNAVIPAVSIVGVNVGYLVGGTLVIEQVFAIPGLGSLLIGSIQARDFPSVQAVALFVAVFVVAVGVLTDIVYTLLDPRVDLTRRGDV; translated from the coding sequence ATGCTAGGGCGACTCAAGTTCGTGCCCATGCGCATCGTGCAGGCGGTGCCGGTGGCCTTCGGGGTGACCGTCGTGGTCTTCCTGCTCGTGCATCTCATTCCGGGTAATCCGGCCGAATCCATTCTGGGTGCCCAGGCGACACCCGCCAGGGTCGCGGCGCTCAGCAAGCAGATGGGTCTGGACGAGTCACTGCCGCAGCAGTACCTGCACTTCCTCGACAACATCGCGCACGGGAATCTGGGGCAGAGCTACACCTACCAGACCTCGGTCCTGAGTCTGGTCCTGCAGCGGGTGCCGGTGACCTTGCTGCTGGTCCTCTACTCCGTGGTGCTGATGCTGATCATCAGCGTCCCACTGTCGGCATGGGCTGCCAGCCGCCCCGGCGGAGCCCGCGACCATGCCGTGCGGGTGGTGCCGCTCGTGGGGCTCGGTATGCCCCAGTTCTGGGTGGGAGTGATGCTGCTGCTGGTCTTCGCGGTCGGGTTCAAGTGGTTCCCGGTGGGTGGCTACGGGCAGACGTTCTCCCAACACCTCTGGTATCTCTTCCTGCCCGCGTTGACGCTGGCCATCTCGGTGTCACCGGTGATCATCCGCAGCCTGCGGTCCTCGATGCTCAACGTGCTGGAGAGCGACTATGTGGCGACAGCACGGTCCAAAGGCGCGGGTGGCTGGTCGCTGTTCTCAGGCCACGTCCTGCGGAACGCGGTGATCCCCGCCGTCAGCATCGTCGGGGTGAACGTCGGTTACCTCGTGGGCGGCACGCTCGTCATCGAGCAGGTGTTCGCGATTCCCGGACTGGGATCGTTGCTGATCGGGTCGATCCAGGCGCGCGACTTCCCGTCGGTGCAGGCTGTGGCCCTGTTCGTCGCGGTGTTCGTCGTGGCGGTGGGTGTGCTCACCGACATCGTCTACACGCTCCTTGATCCACGCGTCGATCTCACCCGTCGGGGTGACGTATGA
- a CDS encoding oligopeptide/dipeptide ABC transporter ATP-binding protein has protein sequence MPTDTPSTPVLSVQHLSLGIRRSEGHWDPLVRDVSFEVPAGVRYGLVGESGSGKSMTLKAIAGLLPRGVEVMEGQAWLGGEDLLSMPAARRRQIMGPRLSMIFQEPMTALNPTMRVGAQIAEGPRRHLGLSKKAAMDLAVQMIARTGIPDPVRRARAFPHELSGGLRQRVMIAMALSCQPTLVLCDEPTTALDVTVQDQVLRLLATLCEDMGSALVFVTHDLAVISQTCSRLSVMYGGQIMEEGSVRDVYRAPLHPYTEALFESAPDFDDPARMLKPIPGLPPSLTHPLPGCAFAPRCRHAVEACTTSAKQLAPVAGGRLSACDRVHEIFEVNA, from the coding sequence GTGCCGACCGACACACCGTCGACGCCGGTGCTGAGCGTGCAGCACCTGAGCCTCGGTATCCGCCGAAGTGAAGGCCACTGGGATCCCCTGGTGCGCGACGTGTCCTTCGAGGTCCCTGCCGGTGTGCGGTACGGCCTGGTGGGGGAGTCGGGGTCGGGCAAGTCGATGACCTTGAAGGCCATCGCCGGCCTGCTGCCCCGGGGCGTGGAGGTCATGGAGGGGCAGGCCTGGCTGGGCGGCGAGGATCTGCTGTCGATGCCGGCGGCCAGACGCCGGCAGATCATGGGCCCGAGGCTGTCGATGATCTTCCAGGAGCCGATGACCGCGTTGAACCCCACCATGCGGGTCGGCGCGCAGATCGCGGAGGGACCGCGTCGTCACCTGGGACTGTCGAAGAAGGCGGCGATGGACCTGGCCGTGCAGATGATCGCGCGTACCGGGATCCCCGACCCCGTACGGCGGGCCAGGGCCTTTCCGCACGAGCTGTCCGGGGGTCTGCGCCAGCGGGTCATGATCGCGATGGCGCTGTCGTGCCAGCCGACGTTGGTGCTCTGCGACGAGCCCACCACCGCGCTGGACGTGACCGTGCAGGACCAGGTGCTGCGGCTGCTCGCCACGCTGTGCGAGGACATGGGCAGCGCGCTGGTGTTCGTCACCCACGACCTGGCCGTCATCAGCCAGACATGCAGCCGCCTGAGCGTGATGTACGGCGGGCAGATCATGGAGGAGGGCAGCGTCCGCGATGTGTATCGCGCGCCCCTGCATCCCTACACCGAGGCCCTCTTCGAATCCGCACCGGACTTCGATGACCCGGCGAGGATGCTCAAGCCCATCCCGGGACTGCCACCGTCGTTGACCCATCCGCTCCCGGGGTGCGCATTCGCTCCCCGCTGCCGCCACGCCGTCGAGGCGTGCACGACGAGTGCCAAGCAGCTCGCCCCGGTGGCGGGCGGCAGGCTCTCGGCCTGCGACCGCGTCCACGAGATCTTCGAGGTCAACGCATGA
- a CDS encoding ABC transporter permease has translation MSAVATLRRSRRGGQPASRRLRPWYENRSLVAGLIIVGIMVLLAVLAPLISPDNPLHQNLDQALQGPSGSHWLGTDKLGRDVLSRLLYGARVDLKIGFLAVLIPFVVGSVLGAIAGYYGGWVDIIIMRVVDVFYAFPLYLLVIALVFVMGSGERSIYLAIALVSWVSYCKIVRGEVIVARRQEYVQAARLGGLKNLRVLARHVGPNVVSQAITYAMSDIIMDIMVIVTLGYLGLGITPPTAEWGSMISDAQEFITTLWWMAVLPGVAVVITGLGLSLIGDGLGDLMSPERRR, from the coding sequence ATGAGCGCCGTCGCCACGCTGCGTCGGTCACGCCGCGGCGGGCAGCCGGCGTCGCGTCGGCTGCGTCCCTGGTATGAGAACCGCTCGCTCGTCGCCGGGTTGATCATCGTCGGGATCATGGTGCTACTCGCCGTCCTGGCCCCGCTCATCTCGCCGGACAACCCGCTGCACCAGAACCTCGACCAGGCGCTCCAGGGGCCCAGCGGCTCGCATTGGCTCGGGACGGACAAACTCGGTCGCGACGTCCTCTCCCGACTGCTGTACGGCGCACGCGTCGACCTCAAGATCGGCTTCCTCGCGGTCCTCATCCCCTTCGTGGTGGGGTCCGTGCTCGGCGCGATCGCCGGCTACTACGGGGGCTGGGTCGACATCATCATCATGCGCGTGGTCGACGTCTTCTACGCCTTCCCGCTGTATCTGCTGGTGATCGCCCTCGTCTTCGTCATGGGGTCCGGCGAGCGCAGCATCTATCTCGCGATCGCCCTGGTCTCGTGGGTCTCCTACTGCAAGATCGTGCGCGGTGAGGTGATCGTTGCGAGGCGCCAGGAGTACGTGCAGGCCGCCCGCCTCGGCGGCCTGAAAAATCTGCGGGTGCTGGCTCGGCACGTCGGCCCGAACGTGGTGAGCCAGGCCATCACCTACGCCATGTCCGACATCATCATGGACATCATGGTGATCGTGACCCTGGGCTATCTGGGCCTGGGCATCACGCCACCGACCGCCGAATGGGGATCGATGATCTCCGATGCGCAGGAATTCATCACCACCTTGTGGTGGATGGCAGTGCTGCCCGGTGTCGCCGTCGTGATCACGGGGCTCGGACTGTCCCTGATCGGCGATGGCCTGGGTGACCTGATGTCCCCGGAGCGGAGAAGATAG
- a CDS encoding ABC transporter ATP-binding protein, translating into MSINSGVNEALRVEDVTKQYGSRRNILRALDGVSLELQRGEILGLVGESGSGKSTLAKIIAGGTRQTSGRVLSDGSEIGIRRNAGEHRRIQMVFQDPYSSLNPRLTVRSTLAEVLRVHKIVPRDQIDKEVSRLMGLVGLDDSALDAYPGQFSGGQRQRIAIARALAVRPEVLVADEPVSALDVSVQATILDLFRSLRTELGLSVLFIAHNLAVVQHLVDRIAVMYLGRIVEVAPVQALFADPQHPYTKALIASVPRMRPVDLERAPAIEGEPPSPIHLPEGCRFNPRCAHAQSSCLDTDPALQPAGAPDHLAACLFAGALQPRSIAATKESA; encoded by the coding sequence ATGAGCATCAACTCGGGCGTGAACGAGGCGCTCCGCGTCGAGGACGTCACCAAGCAGTACGGCAGCCGCAGGAACATCCTGCGGGCCCTGGACGGAGTGTCCCTGGAGCTGCAGCGCGGGGAGATCCTGGGGCTGGTGGGGGAGTCCGGCTCCGGCAAGTCGACGCTGGCGAAGATCATCGCGGGAGGGACCCGTCAGACCTCCGGACGAGTGCTGTCCGACGGGTCGGAGATAGGGATACGTCGCAACGCCGGCGAGCACCGACGGATCCAGATGGTGTTCCAGGACCCCTACTCATCCCTCAACCCCCGGCTGACCGTCCGCTCGACGCTGGCGGAGGTGCTCCGGGTCCACAAGATCGTGCCGCGGGACCAGATCGACAAGGAAGTGTCCCGCCTGATGGGCCTGGTGGGTCTGGACGACAGTGCGCTCGATGCGTATCCGGGTCAGTTCTCCGGTGGGCAGCGGCAGCGCATCGCGATCGCCCGGGCTCTGGCGGTGCGACCGGAGGTGCTGGTCGCCGACGAGCCGGTCTCGGCCCTCGACGTCTCGGTGCAGGCCACCATCCTCGATCTGTTCCGATCGCTGCGCACCGAGCTGGGGCTGTCCGTCCTCTTCATCGCGCACAACCTGGCGGTCGTGCAGCATCTGGTGGACCGGATCGCGGTGATGTACCTGGGCCGGATCGTCGAGGTCGCGCCGGTGCAGGCCCTGTTCGCCGACCCGCAACACCCGTACACCAAGGCGCTCATCGCCTCCGTCCCCCGGATGCGACCCGTCGATCTGGAGCGTGCGCCGGCCATCGAGGGCGAACCGCCCAGTCCGATCCATCTGCCCGAGGGCTGCAGGTTCAACCCGCGGTGCGCGCACGCGCAGTCTTCGTGTCTCGACACGGACCCGGCGCTGCAGCCGGCCGGCGCACCCGACCATCTGGCCGCATGCCTGTTCGCCGGAGCGTTGCAACCCCGGTCCATCGCAGCAACGAAGGAGTCTGCATGA
- a CDS encoding alpha/beta fold hydrolase codes for MDLLINGCRLNVEDLGPRDAPLVIAHHGGGGIGSLAEPRDTFGPLADEYRVIVFDARGCGVSEAVAPYSHAQWAADVDALRRWAGVERVTVAGGSYGGFIALEYALAYPEHVEAVMLRDTSADGSNLKLAFENARNQDRIEIDWDNFNRYWSGRIRDDADLKQCWSEMIGLYDHEYDPARSAEAVENGHYRHEAHNWCFQHNWGSYDLKDRLPTIEVPVLVTVGRHDWVTPVSSSETIAALVPHSELVVFEESGHSPQTEERARFQGVIRDFMHRHVPARPVPSVSSAG; via the coding sequence ATGGACCTGCTCATCAACGGATGCCGACTCAACGTCGAGGATCTGGGGCCGAGGGACGCACCACTCGTCATCGCCCACCACGGCGGGGGAGGGATCGGCTCCCTCGCCGAACCCCGGGACACCTTCGGTCCGCTGGCCGATGAGTACCGCGTCATCGTCTTCGACGCACGCGGCTGCGGCGTCAGCGAGGCCGTGGCGCCGTACTCCCATGCGCAGTGGGCAGCCGATGTCGACGCGCTGCGTCGGTGGGCCGGTGTCGAGAGGGTCACCGTCGCCGGCGGTTCGTACGGCGGCTTCATCGCTCTGGAGTACGCGCTGGCCTACCCCGAGCACGTCGAGGCCGTCATGCTGCGCGACACGTCCGCGGACGGATCGAACCTGAAGCTCGCCTTCGAGAACGCCCGTAACCAGGACCGCATCGAGATCGACTGGGACAACTTCAACCGGTACTGGAGCGGCCGCATCCGCGACGACGCCGACCTCAAGCAGTGCTGGAGCGAGATGATCGGGCTCTACGATCACGAGTACGACCCGGCCCGGTCGGCCGAGGCGGTCGAGAACGGTCACTACCGGCACGAGGCCCACAACTGGTGCTTCCAGCACAACTGGGGCAGCTACGACCTCAAGGACCGCCTCCCCACCATCGAGGTCCCGGTGCTCGTCACCGTCGGCCGCCACGACTGGGTCACCCCCGTGAGCTCCTCCGAGACCATCGCCGCCCTGGTGCCGCACTCGGAGCTCGTGGTCTTCGAGGAATCGGGTCACTCCCCGCAGACCGAGGAACGCGCGCGCTTCCAGGGTGTCATCCGCGACTTCATGCACCGCCATGTCCCTGCCCGGCCCGTCCCTTCGGTGTCGAGCGCGGGGTGA
- a CDS encoding isoaspartyl peptidase/L-asparaginase family protein, whose amino-acid sequence MNILYSRQPSARGEIRPVLLIHGGAGPRTTELALQAAQDYRRGLQDALDSGRSALVAGQSALDAVCAAVMVLEDNPLFNAGRGASLTREGTAELDAAVMDGDGRAGAVAVSRYARNPVLAARAVLERTDHVLLVSPTAELAAGWYLATVEPDYFVTAHRQKQLDEVLQREIAPSKSGTVGAVAIDASGGVACATSTGGMVAQAVGRVGDTALIGAGSFASSKSIAVSCTGEGEAFIQGVVGHDIAARVRYGGATLEGSTRATYDEELAGRGATGGTIALTPQGEALIAHNSNAMFAGHWDGDGDHSAVYA is encoded by the coding sequence ATGAACATCCTCTATTCGCGGCAGCCTTCGGCACGCGGCGAGATCCGCCCGGTGCTGCTCATCCACGGTGGAGCCGGGCCGCGCACCACCGAGCTGGCACTGCAGGCCGCCCAGGACTATCGACGCGGACTGCAGGATGCCCTCGACTCCGGCCGCAGCGCCCTGGTGGCCGGTCAGAGTGCATTGGACGCGGTGTGCGCGGCCGTCATGGTCCTGGAGGACAACCCTCTCTTCAACGCCGGGCGGGGGGCATCCTTGACCCGCGAGGGGACGGCCGAACTGGACGCCGCCGTCATGGACGGGGATGGTCGGGCCGGAGCCGTCGCCGTCAGCCGGTACGCGCGCAATCCGGTGCTCGCCGCCCGCGCGGTACTCGAGCGCACCGACCACGTACTGCTCGTGAGTCCCACCGCGGAGCTCGCTGCCGGATGGTACCTGGCGACGGTCGAGCCGGACTACTTCGTCACGGCCCACCGACAGAAGCAGCTGGACGAGGTCCTGCAGCGGGAGATCGCGCCGTCGAAGTCCGGCACCGTGGGTGCCGTCGCGATCGACGCCTCCGGAGGCGTCGCGTGCGCGACCTCGACCGGCGGGATGGTCGCGCAGGCCGTCGGCCGCGTCGGCGACACCGCGCTCATCGGCGCGGGGTCCTTCGCGAGCTCCAAGTCGATCGCCGTCTCCTGCACCGGCGAGGGCGAGGCCTTCATCCAAGGCGTCGTCGGCCACGACATCGCCGCGCGGGTGCGCTACGGAGGGGCGACGTTGGAGGGGTCCACGCGCGCCACCTACGACGAGGAGCTGGCAGGCCGTGGCGCGACGGGCGGCACCATCGCGCTCACGCCGCAGGGCGAAGCGCTGATCGCGCACAACAGCAACGCGATGTTCGCCGGTCACTGGGACGGCGACGGCGACCACAGCGCGGTGTACGCCTAG
- a CDS encoding MurR/RpiR family transcriptional regulator, which produces MPTEPSASSTVDARVHQMMDGLSDAERRVARRLLADYPACGLGTSHSLAAEAGVSAPTVVRLATRLGFTGFSDMQRALRSEVSSGASSPVQRTIAQSHDPHGPTPFAEAMQRRADAVTATARRLPPSELDSAIGLITGCTKQILITGGFFSRSIAQVLALQLSQVRGDVVYVDDPLRHDAGLILDARRRSVLVLFDLRRYEPASLELAQQVKAAGLDVILITDRWMSPVAAVADVVLTAEVEAVPFDTFVGLLALVETIVESVMSRMGGQGIRRMRKWEAQAVGHTRAHNTNPPRQ; this is translated from the coding sequence ATGCCAACGGAACCCTCGGCGTCGTCCACGGTCGACGCGCGGGTGCACCAGATGATGGACGGGCTGAGCGACGCCGAACGACGCGTCGCCAGGCGACTCCTGGCCGACTATCCGGCGTGCGGACTCGGCACCAGCCACAGCCTCGCCGCGGAGGCCGGGGTGAGCGCGCCGACCGTCGTGCGCCTCGCCACACGTCTGGGCTTCACCGGGTTCAGCGACATGCAGCGGGCGCTGCGCTCCGAGGTCTCCAGCGGGGCCAGCAGCCCGGTGCAGCGCACGATCGCGCAGAGCCATGATCCACACGGGCCCACGCCGTTCGCGGAAGCGATGCAGCGACGTGCCGATGCCGTCACCGCGACCGCGCGCAGGCTGCCCCCGTCCGAACTGGACTCGGCCATCGGCCTGATCACCGGTTGCACCAAACAGATCCTCATCACCGGCGGGTTCTTCTCCCGCTCCATCGCCCAGGTCCTCGCCCTGCAGCTCTCCCAGGTGCGCGGCGACGTCGTGTACGTCGACGATCCACTCCGCCACGACGCAGGGCTCATCCTGGATGCCCGAAGGCGTTCTGTCCTGGTGCTTTTCGATCTACGCCGATACGAGCCGGCGTCCCTCGAACTCGCCCAGCAGGTCAAGGCCGCCGGACTGGACGTCATCCTGATCACCGATCGATGGATGTCACCGGTCGCAGCGGTCGCCGACGTCGTCCTCACCGCGGAAGTCGAAGCCGTGCCCTTCGACACGTTCGTCGGGCTGCTCGCGCTGGTCGAGACCATCGTGGAGTCCGTGATGTCCCGGATGGGGGGACAGGGCATCCGTCGGATGCGCAAGTGGGAGGCCCAGGCGGTGGGTCACACCAGGGCCCACAACACCAACCCGCCACGTCAGTGA